A genomic region of Mycobacterium senriense contains the following coding sequences:
- a CDS encoding SDR family NAD(P)-dependent oxidoreductase — translation MTGKGYVVVGGTAGMGLAAARALAREGAAVVLVGRDADRGKNAAQEVAAAGAESAHGLSFDVSQPGAAAAAVDEAARILGRLDGIAITMGTAGMMPIDADDDAWDTAFHDVLLATTRSVQAALPHLAVNGGAIVTTAAYSARSPHEPRLPYASLKAAVATFTRGIARTHGKSGIRANSVAPGAVETDALHAIRGYVAESKGYPYDEALERALVEDFGFDAALGRPGQPDEIGALIAFLLSDICAFVTGQTIYADGGAP, via the coding sequence ATGACGGGGAAGGGCTACGTCGTCGTCGGCGGCACAGCCGGCATGGGGCTGGCCGCAGCGCGCGCGCTGGCCCGCGAGGGCGCGGCCGTCGTGCTGGTCGGGCGCGACGCCGACCGCGGCAAGAACGCCGCCCAAGAAGTCGCCGCCGCGGGTGCGGAGTCGGCACACGGACTATCGTTCGATGTCAGTCAGCCCGGAGCGGCGGCAGCCGCCGTCGACGAAGCGGCCCGGATACTCGGCAGGCTCGACGGCATCGCCATCACGATGGGGACCGCCGGGATGATGCCCATCGACGCCGACGACGACGCCTGGGACACCGCGTTTCACGACGTTCTACTGGCGACCACTCGCAGTGTGCAGGCCGCGCTGCCGCACCTCGCCGTCAACGGGGGCGCTATCGTGACCACGGCCGCGTACTCGGCACGCTCGCCTCACGAGCCGCGGCTGCCGTATGCGAGCCTCAAGGCGGCCGTTGCGACGTTCACCCGCGGCATCGCACGTACGCACGGGAAATCGGGTATCCGGGCGAACAGCGTCGCCCCGGGTGCAGTGGAAACCGATGCGCTGCATGCCATTCGCGGATACGTTGCCGAAAGCAAAGGCTATCCCTACGACGAGGCCCTCGAGCGGGCGCTGGTGGAGGACTTCGGGTTCGACGCCGCGCTCGGGCGCCCCGGCCAGCCGGACGAGATCGGCGCGCTGATCGCCTTCTTGCTCTCGGATATCTGCGCTTTCGTCACGGGGCAGACTATCTACGCCGATGGCGGGGCGCCATAA
- a CDS encoding SDR family NAD(P)-dependent oxidoreductase, with amino-acid sequence MPEGPLTGKVVLVTGGGRGIGRAHCLELAKQGAAVVVNDPGVGRDGTSSDEEGPAAEVVAEIEASGGKAVVHTGSVSAWDDVADMISTAIDTFGCLTGVVNNAGILRDSMVAASSEADWDAVIAVHLKGTFAVTRHACEYWRTQFKAGNPIDAHIVNTVSGAGLWGNVGQSAYGAAKAAIANLTLVTAMEAQRYGVAVNAISPLAMSRMTADVFGARADDPALAPARSSAVVAWLQSAQSSWLTGQILRINGDKLTRIEGFTEAPGAYHAKDGAGLVFSEIGQAVSWLYGTSPRGLAGPLPTA; translated from the coding sequence ATGCCTGAAGGTCCGCTGACCGGCAAGGTCGTTTTGGTGACGGGCGGCGGCCGGGGAATCGGCCGAGCCCACTGCCTCGAGTTGGCCAAGCAGGGCGCGGCCGTCGTTGTCAACGATCCAGGCGTCGGCCGGGACGGTACTAGCAGTGACGAGGAAGGTCCCGCGGCGGAGGTCGTCGCCGAGATCGAGGCGTCCGGCGGCAAGGCCGTCGTGCACACGGGTTCGGTGTCGGCGTGGGACGACGTCGCCGACATGATCTCCACCGCCATCGACACTTTCGGTTGCCTGACCGGAGTGGTGAACAACGCGGGCATCCTGCGGGATTCCATGGTGGCCGCCTCCAGCGAGGCCGATTGGGACGCCGTCATCGCCGTACATCTCAAAGGTACCTTCGCCGTCACCCGACATGCCTGCGAGTACTGGCGCACTCAATTCAAGGCAGGCAACCCGATTGACGCGCACATCGTCAATACGGTGTCCGGCGCGGGCTTGTGGGGCAACGTCGGGCAGAGCGCTTACGGCGCGGCCAAGGCCGCGATCGCCAACCTGACGCTCGTCACCGCGATGGAGGCCCAGCGTTACGGTGTTGCAGTCAATGCGATCTCGCCACTGGCGATGTCGCGAATGACCGCCGATGTCTTCGGCGCCCGGGCTGACGATCCCGCGCTGGCTCCCGCCCGCAGCTCCGCTGTGGTGGCCTGGCTGCAATCGGCACAGTCGTCCTGGCTCACCGGGCAGATCCTGCGCATCAACGGCGACAAGCTCACCCGCATCGAGGGCTTCACCGAAGCGCCCGGCGCTTACCACGCCAAAGATGGTGCAGGTCTGGTCTTTTCGGAGATCGGGCAGGCCGTCAGCTGGCTCTACGGGACCTCACCCCGCGGACTGGCCGGCCCGCTCCCGACGGCCTGA
- a CDS encoding acetyl-CoA hydrolase/transferase C-terminal domain-containing protein gives MTTALTTTELTAALRAALRPRATVALGDGVGALRCLDDGGSVGAALSAAAGEVGSVRLILGWLPAPIDGLDADAFAEVVALMPGWGVRDVLRSSKVRFTPTRLAAIPALLTDVLQPDVLLTRLVRRDGSLQFGTEVSWQRALVDRGTTTLAMVDSASPAADAGPALDPSSVEVLGTVAAGPLRVPHRDPEPIHDALADAVLQLLPEDARIQYGPGQLGTALLRRTQVPLHIDTGLLTDAVVDLDNRGLLVGTPSATYLLGSDALYDWADGRRILRGLDYTHDLTRLSRGSPLVAVNTAIEIDPYGQINVEGLGDKVIGGIGGHPDYCAAARMSSGGLSIIAVPTRNNGRSPLVEQLSRPASTPAHDVDVIVTESGYVDLRAADWSQRRQLITGLFSK, from the coding sequence GAGCGACAGTGGCCCTCGGCGACGGGGTGGGCGCACTGCGCTGCCTCGATGACGGCGGGTCGGTCGGAGCGGCGCTGAGCGCCGCCGCCGGCGAGGTGGGCTCGGTGCGCTTGATACTGGGCTGGCTGCCCGCCCCGATCGACGGCCTCGACGCAGACGCGTTCGCCGAAGTCGTTGCGTTGATGCCCGGTTGGGGCGTGCGCGACGTATTGCGCAGCTCGAAGGTGCGATTCACACCGACGCGGCTGGCCGCGATACCCGCGCTGCTGACCGACGTCCTGCAACCCGATGTGCTGCTGACCCGGCTGGTACGTCGCGATGGTTCGCTGCAGTTCGGCACCGAAGTGTCCTGGCAGCGGGCGCTGGTTGACCGTGGCACAACGACTTTGGCGATGGTCGACTCCGCGTCTCCGGCAGCGGATGCCGGGCCTGCACTCGATCCGTCGAGTGTCGAGGTGCTCGGCACGGTCGCGGCCGGACCGCTGCGAGTACCGCACCGCGACCCCGAGCCGATACACGACGCGCTCGCCGACGCGGTACTGCAGTTGCTCCCCGAAGATGCCCGGATCCAGTACGGCCCAGGCCAGCTCGGCACCGCGCTGCTGCGCCGGACACAGGTGCCGTTGCACATCGACACCGGGTTACTCACCGACGCCGTCGTCGACCTTGACAACCGCGGCCTGCTGGTGGGTACACCGTCAGCGACCTATCTCCTGGGCAGCGACGCGCTCTACGACTGGGCCGACGGGCGCAGGATCCTGCGCGGGCTCGACTACACCCACGACCTCACCCGGTTGTCCCGCGGGTCACCGCTGGTCGCGGTGAACACCGCCATCGAAATCGACCCGTACGGACAGATCAACGTCGAGGGCTTGGGCGACAAGGTGATCGGTGGCATCGGCGGGCATCCCGACTATTGCGCCGCCGCCCGAATGAGCAGCGGCGGACTGTCGATCATTGCCGTTCCTACGAGGAACAACGGGCGCTCACCGCTCGTCGAGCAGCTCAGCCGTCCCGCCTCCACGCCCGCCCACGACGTGGACGTGATCGTCACCGAGTCCGGATACGTCGACCTGCGCGCAGCAGACTGGTCGCAACGCCGGCAACTCATCACCGGATTGTTCTCGAAGTGA